The DNA segment tgagaaaaatattttcagataaatACAACCTGAAACAACattcaaataaaaagaatacAAGTATTTGCTTTAATCAACTTATGATCACCCATATGATCAACTTAATCTGTCAATAGTCCAACAGCCACTTTTAATCTTTCCCTTCCATAAACCTAACACGTACATGAAAGCATATTTACAAACACATTACAAACAAATTGGAACTTCCCACTACTCGTTTGTTCTAGCGATTTACGGCAACTTAACAACCTCATTATACTTTTGATCTCGGATACGAAGCATAAGTAAAGGTTGAATCTTTATTCAGAATCAAAATTTTGCAAAACTTGCATAAATTCATGTCAGTCACTATCCATATTCacaaagtttattaaacatcaaTCCATCAAGAGATTCACCTAACTTGAATTTCCATGTACACAACATCTCCACTCAAGACTACAACCATCCAATATTCCCTTAGCCTTTCAACAACACATTCCCCACTCCTAACATCCACAACCACACAACGCGAGCATACCGTATCTATCTCGTCTGACTCATCCACATTCACCGGAGATATACTATTGTCCTGACAACAAAACCATTTGAGAAAAATATTTCTCAGATAAATACAACCTGAAACAACattcaaataaaaagaattaaGTATTTGCTTTAATCAACTTATGATCACCCATATGATCAACTTAATCTGTCAATAGTCCAACAGCCACTTTTAATCTTTCCCTTCCATAAACCTAACAAGTACATGAAAGCATATTTACAAACACGTTACAAACAAATTGGAACTTCTCACTACTCGTTTGTTCTAGGAGCATGTCAGTCTAATACGCATGCAAAGTAGCCAATTGTGTAAGATTTTGACAAACCAAAATTTCCATGTGCAATGCTCTCAATTTTGTAGTGATGAAGTATGCCACATGTAGTAAAATACAGTTACAATTTACAACGTACAAGTAGAATCCATTTTGTAATCgaaaatttgtttttgacaTAAATATGAAAAAGTATATAATTATGTTTACTTATAAGGACATGATAAATTTTTATCTCCCCCCAATTAACTATTACAAACATGAATATTATGAAATCTTCCTCACGGTAACAACAAACACAAAAGTGGATCGCAGGAAACAAAGCCTAATGCTTGGAGAGATGATTCAAAGAATCAAAAACATCAGACCATATAAGTCATCCCAGCTTGCAAGATGTTCATATGAGGAACAGTGAGATTGGCAGCCCCAGCTCTGCAGTTTCTTCTCAGAAACGCATACAAGTAATTAATCACAAGCTTCTTCAAAAATATCGAATTCTTCTTCGCCCTCACATCTCCATGAGCCAGCAGATACGTTAGCCCCGAGTCCGTGGCCTCTCTTAAAGCCGCAAGCTCATATTCCAGAGCTGGATCTTCCTCCATGGACGCCCCTACGCTTGAAGACGGCAAAACATCTGTCTCCAACTCTTGCTCTGCCTCTGGCTCAGACAGCTTTCCTCGGCGAATGAGAGGTGCCATGAGGTCGTCTGTGTAACTATCACTCGCAACGGAAACTCTATCCGGATCGAAATCAGTGAGAGTGCTCTCTAAAGCATCCTCTAACGCTTCGCATCTCAAGAACTTCTCTAGACTTTCAATGAGAAGCTGCTCGAAGACTCTAGAGTCTTCTTTTCTGACATCTTTGTAACCGTACCTCGCGATGCATCTGAACATATGGTAGTCTTTAGGACAAACCCGTCTGAAGAGGAACCTCTCTTCCTGAGGAACAACCGGGACAGGGACATACTTGATGCAGACAAAGACGATCGTTGAGTGAATGGCGGGAAGAGTGAGCAGGAACTGTCCAAAAATGGAAGGAATGCCTTGAACAAGCTCGTTGTAAAGCAGTCCAATCCCGGGGATTCGAATCGTTCCAAGAGTTGAACCAAGCTCACGCATAAAGTCCATGGAGATTCTTTCCCGGACCTCGCTTTGGTACTTGAGCACGCTTCCGTAGTTCCAAATGTACATAATGGTGAGGAAGAAAGTGGCGAACACAAGCGGCACCCAACCGCCTTCCAGGATCTTGGTGAGAACCGCAAGCAGGTAGATGGTCTCAACGGATCCGAAGACAAGCGGGAAACAAAGAGCAAGAAAGAGATTGGTTTGCCAAATGAGAAGCATCACTAGTGTTACCAACACTGTGCTCACCATCATCACACCTACTTCTGCTATGCCTGAAACAAGAAAGAACATCAGGAACCAGAAAGCTTTGGGGGAAACTGAACTGAACTGAATCAAACTGTACCATAAGCATTGGCGATGTGAGTTGTGCTTCTGAAGATGGAGACAACGAGTATGCACATGATCATCAAGAACCAGTTGATGACGGGGATGTAGATCTGACCCATCCGTTTCCTAGAAGTGTGGATTATCTTCAGCCTCGGGAAGCAGCCGAGAGCCATGGCTTGTTTGACGCATGAGAAAGTCGCAGAGATCATAGCTTGGCTCGCTATCATTGCTGCTAATGTGGCAATCACAAACACAGGCCAGAACAAACTCTCTgcattttcaaaaaaacttcAGTTAGATAAGCAGGAACAAATAGTATGTCAATTTCATATTACCAGGAACTGAATCATAGAAAATGCGAGCTGAGGCATCAGGATGCTGTGTTAGATAAGCAGCTTGGCCCATGTAAGCTAAGAGGAGGCATGGGAACACGACGCAAGTGAATGCCATCTGATCCAAATACCATTATTATAGCCATCATCAATAAAATCATTAATGATCAAGAAAGTGGTGCTAACCTGTATAGAACGAACTGAGAAATGTCCCAAATCTGCAAACATTGCTTCGGCTCCTGTAATGCATAAGACACATCCACCAAGAGCAGACCAAGCCTGTTTGCTATTCTTGTTGAAGAACAAGACGATGTAATACGGGTTCAGTGCTCTTATGACGGTGATGTCGTACTTCAACAGATTGTAGATTCCAATAGAACCGAGTGAGAAGAACCAGAGCGCCAGAACTGGAGCAAACAGAAACCCCACTTTACCCGTCCCAAACCGTTGTATGCTGAACAAAGCCACAAGGATCACAATCGAAGACAGAACCAATGCATCTGACACACAACAAGATTGTGTATGTAAACgatcaaaaacaaaatcaagacGATATTGCATAGACATATAAAGAAGAGAGATCATGTGATAGTAATAACCCACTTGTTCCAAAACCTTCAACTTCACCTTGTAAACCACTCATTGCAGACATCACTGCATAATAACCAAAAAGCCAATGTTACACCATATGAATCCAAATCATTTGGGAAACTCTATTCCAGTAAATACAGACTCACCTGACATAGCTGGTGTGAGAATCCCATCGCCAATAATCATGGAAGTTCCCATTAGTACTAAAAGCAGaagaagagttttcaaataCCCTTTTGTCTCTAAAGCTTCTTTAATGCCTAAAGCTCGTTCCAGCTCAGGGGTTGGGAGTTTAAGCCTAAAACTCGAGATCTGCTCATCCGCAGGTTGCTGATTTGGCAGCTTATTCACCTTCGCATACCTACAAATCAGCGAGTACAACGCAAACGTTCCTcctgcacacacacacacacacatatactTAGAACCACATAACACcactttttacaaaaaaaaaacaaggattAGGGATGTAATATTATTACCTTCGCCATTGTCGTTGGCTTTAAGGACAACAAAGACATACTTGGCTAAAGGAATGACAGCAATAGTGTAGATAACGAGAGACAAGGCACCAAGAACATCAACTTCTGATCTGATAGGAACTTTACTGAACACATCACCAAACACATACAAAGGGCTTGTTCCCATG comes from the Brassica rapa cultivar Chiifu-401-42 chromosome A01, CAAS_Brap_v3.01, whole genome shotgun sequence genome and includes:
- the LOC103829716 gene encoding putative potassium transporter 12, which codes for MDEEDRIEEASSNTSLRRVGTGSSSDRRWVDGSEVGSETLPFPEFKDVADYSFGNLRRRLMKKPKRADSLDVEAMEIAGVHGHDLKDISLLGTIGIAFQTLGVVYGDMGTSPLYVFGDVFSKVPIRSEVDVLGALSLVIYTIAVIPLAKYVFVVLKANDNGEGGTFALYSLICRYAKVNKLPNQQPADEQISSFRLKLPTPELERALGIKEALETKGYLKTLLLLLVLMGTSMIIGDGILTPAMSVMSAMSGLQGEVEGFGTNALVLSSIVILVALFSIQRFGTGKVGFLFAPVLALWFFSLGSIGIYNLLKYDITVIRALNPYYIVLFFNKNSKQAWSALGGCVLCITGAEAMFADLGHFSVRSIQMAFTCVVFPCLLLAYMGQAAYLTQHPDASARIFYDSVPESLFWPVFVIATLAAMIASQAMISATFSCVKQAMALGCFPRLKIIHTSRKRMGQIYIPVINWFLMIMCILVVSIFRSTTHIANAYGIAEVGVMMVSTVLVTLVMLLIWQTNLFLALCFPLVFGSVETIYLLAVLTKILEGGWVPLVFATFFLTIMYIWNYGSVLKYQSEVRERISMDFMRELGSTLGTIRIPGIGLLYNELVQGIPSIFGQFLLTLPAIHSTIVFVCIKYVPVPVVPQEERFLFRRVCPKDYHMFRCIARYGYKDVRKEDSRVFEQLLIESLEKFLRCEALEDALESTLTDFDPDRVSVASDSYTDDLMAPLIRRGKLSEPEAEQELETDVLPSSSVGASMEEDPALEYELAALREATDSGLTYLLAHGDVRAKKNSIFLKKLVINYLYAFLRRNCRAGAANLTVPHMNILQAGMTYMV